caaattaaaaaatgttcctgttctTAGAATTTGTTTACAAATTAAAAAAATGCTCCTCTTTTTGAAaagtgttcacaaattcaaaaaatattcacattTTGTCAAAGCCTGTTCATGATTGTGAATTTTTGTTTGGAGTTTAACAAAATGTTCATTTTTTCaggatttgttcacaaattcaaaatatgttcctGTTTTTAGTTTTTCTCAAAAATTCAAAACATTTTTTGCATTTTCGAAAAACTTGTCTCTTTTTATCAAAACTGATcgtaattttaaaaaatgttcctgtttttcaatATTTGTGCACAACTTCAAAATTGTTCCTTTTTTTAGATTTGATTACATATTCAAAAAGGTGCTAAATTTTTTTTAAACTCGTGTGTGTAAGAAAAAAAACGTTCTTAACATTGTAAAAATCAGAAATTACAAGAAAAGAtcggaaaaagaaaaaataaccggATCTGGTGATGTGACTAGTTCTATAGCATTCGCATTGCCATATCACCACAAGCATCAATCAGGTGTAGTGGTTAGATAGCTCATTCTACAAGTGTGCGGTCATGAGATTGATTCCTCGCTGAAGTTTcgtgttttatttcatttttacTCCACTCGCTGCCTgtgtgggccggcccagtcggggggCGCCCTGTGCGAAGCCCCGACTGGTTGCCGCAGTAAGCGGCACATAGGTGCTCTCCTTACGTGCCACACATCATCCTATGGCTTTTTTTTGCGGGTCATCTTATGGTTTGACCCATCCCAAAGGGCGCTCTGTACCAAAACATCCTGCCTACCTACAGCACATATGATCGACGATTATTTCGAAAACGGATCGTAAGCCAATTAAGGAGTAGTATAGAAGATTTGGATCAAATCAAATCAAAGCACGAAGTGCAGAAAGTACATATACAATGCACTACTCGTAGGAATTAATAGCATGCATTGCATGCGCACGCGGAAGATGGCAAAAAAAGGAAGCTGCATGCATCATATGGACGTATCTGGTGCAATATTACTTGGTGTAGGTGTAGAGAGGACCCATGGACAAAAATCGGTGGAAGAAAGCTTACattttctttctttggagaagcatgAAGGGAGAGGACGAGATATAGAAAGGCAATTACCTGGCAGAAATTAATTCAATACGCTATGGAGGATGGACGGATGAGGAGACACAAAAGGAAAAGCTGTATCCAATCTTAACAGATGAGGAGACACCGTAGAGCAACCAAGGGGTGTAAACGCACAGATGGCTATGACAGTTGTCGTGCCACTTTAAAAGGTATGAGGTAAAATAAGAAAATAATTAACAAGGGCATTTATTACAATAAAATTGGTCCAAAGTATCCTACGCACATGCACGGGGCCACACCTCCCTCGTCCTCTTTAAGTGAATAGAAAACAACTTTGCTATGACCACCCTATGTTTTTTTATGTTTGACCCGAGAAATAAGAATGTTGTCTggtaaccacaagtatagggggatcGTTTGTacatttttcgataaataagagtgtcaaatccaacgaggagttaaaggtagaacaaatattccctcaagttttatcgaccaccgatacaactctacgcacagttAACGCTTGCTTTACCTAGAATAAGAAtaaaactataagtactttgtgagaataaaactatgaataaattgcaagataataaagctaGTAGATAGCTTTTGTAATACAAGAAggtcatttgtccctaggtgatcgataactagactggtgatcattattgcaattttatatgagggagagacatgagctaacatactttccgtacttagatcatatgcacttatgattgaaactctagcaagcatcgcaactatcaaagatcattaaggtaaaacccaaccatagcattaagtatcaagtcctctttatcccatacgcaacaacccccttactcggatctgtgcttctgtcactcacgccacccaccataagcgaatcatgaacgtattgcaacaccctatagcggggaaCCTTCAtgtttgcgcgacacggagggcaacatagggcagcaccaaaataaaatatacaactcataccaatcatgatcatcaatcaactcataggacaaaacaaatctactcaaacatcataggtataatcacatatcattggataataatatatagtgttgagcaccatgtttaagtagagaattgCAGCGGGAATAGAGATGTTACACCGCTCATAGAGGTGGAGAAAGTTGGtgctgacggtagcaagattgttgatgtagatcgtcatcACGGTCCTAGCGtcagcggcactccggcgccaccgggagagagggggagagagccccctccttcttattctttcttcacctcccccctagatgggaggagggtttctcctcaggtccatggcctccatgacggtggaggggcgagagcccctttgaGATTGGATTTATCTCTCTGTTATCTCCTGTTTCGCGTTCGTCAGATCTAAcctttcatcgtttcttaaatatccagagattcgtaactccaattgcgctaaaattttaacacgaactttttctggatataagcttccttgcgcccgaagaagGGCAGCAACCACCTTACGAGATGGCCACCACCCACCACCACGCACCAGGGCCTGggccgcgccctggtgtcttgtaggGGTTGCGGGCCTCCTTTTGTGTTGATTCCACCTCTCAAAAATCacgtatattccaaaataattctccataaatttttattgtGTTTAAACTTCGTtttatatggatattctgcgaaacaaaaaacatgcaacaaacaggaactggcactgggcactggatcaatatgttagtccaacaaATCATATAAAAtgctgccaaaagtatgtgaaagttgtataatattggcatgaaacaatcaaaaattacagattagATGGAGATGTATCATTGTCATCCACATGTTTTACACTATGGTCCTTCATATATAAATTTATTTCGCTCCTTGCATTACTTTTTATAAGCATTTTGTCCTCTCTTGGTACTCTAGAATACACTACACCTTCGGTCGATGTATCAGTGCCCTGTCCCCCCCCCCTATCACATAGCATGCTCACCATTTCCACCATGGATGCAAAACGTTCGGAGCCCTTGGCCAGAACTACCCAATAGAATGAGGCCCAAACTACCACATTTTTTTGAGGGAGGACTAAACTGCCACTTCCTAGCTCTCGGCAAGCTTCACTCGAAATGGAAATCCTCATAACTCGAGGACACTCTCCGTGAAAAACCACTCGCATTTCCTCCTATAAAATCCCCCAAGACCCCATCTCTCGAACAGTGTGTTCACAGGAACAACAATTCGATCCAGAAATAGTAGTCCCTAACGAGCCCCCTGTCCCTGGCCCCCACCCGTTTGAAGCACCCTCCGCCCTCCGCCGCTTCCCCGTTTCGCTATCGTCCACCATCGGCCAGGTGAGAAGGCCATGAGTAGCTCGCGCTATCCGGCTGCTGTGGTAGACGAGGGTAATGCTAAGATGGCAGTGAGGGAGTGGGTCGGGTGGgaggaggagatcgtgctgggggacggcgacggcgaggagcgCAAGGTGTGCTACTTCCTCCTCTGCGCGTCGCCCCAGGACGGCGGCAAGAGCGAGAGGGATCTGGCGGTGGTGGGTAAGTACTGGGGACCTGGGAACATAGTGTACTCGGCGGACTTGCAGTTCCTGCAATCCCTCCAGACGGTGCTCGAGTCTGGGTCGGTGTCTGCTAGGGTGGCGACGCTGGCGTTGGAGATCACCCAGATCAGGTGGAAGTCCAGGAAGGAGGTCATGGCCTGGCTCACCTCGCTCGTCGCAGGTACTAAGTGCTCCTTTTTTCATGCCCTAGTGGTGAATTTTTTTGGTGGTTTTTGCACCATACATGATTAAGCTAACGGATCAGGCCGCTAGAATTTTCACCATGCATCTCTAACGACCGATATGAATGTTTGGTCAGTGTTTAGTAGGGGTTTACATCTCGAACACAAGATCCAATCTTCTTTTTTCTTGTGTTTCTAATGTTTGGATCTGAATGTTTAGGAGCTTTTTGGCGTTAATACACACGCTGCTCCTATGTCCAGCCAGATCAGTTTCTACTCATGTTTCGTCACGTTTTTGTTCGGTGCCAAAGATTCGGTACAAGGGGATGATATCCATGACCATCTTGTAGTGCCCTCCTTCTATCCCCTTCCTTTATTAGCAATACTTTGGGATATCTTTTGTCTAATCTAATAGATCTACTCCTTTTTGTCAAGACGACAAGTAATTTATTGTTAGATATCTTTTGTCTAATCTTCTAGATCTACTCCTTTTCTCATGCATCTCCCTATATGTGTTCTATCTTGGCTTGTTTAATTCATGATGTATGTGTTTGTTAATTTGCTAGTTCTGGTTTATGCTTTTATTTCCTTTTGTGTTTGGTTTATTTTTTTTAGATTAGTGTTTGGTTAACTTATGTGTTTCCTCTTGTGTTGGTCTTGTGAGGCCAATATGATGTTGATAGAAATCACCTAACTTGCCTTCCATTGTTGTCGTCTGTAGATCCCCCATATGGAGCCTTTGGATTGACTTGTCCCGACCACCATGATGGTGCATCTAAGGTACATACGATCTCAAGCGTCTTCCTGAGAAATGCTTCCTCCCAACGAAATGAATGTCTGTTGTTCATCCAGGATACCTCCTCAACACTCTCTGCTGCCGGGGAAAATAAAGAAGGGTTCACATGGATATGCAAATTGCCCAATCTTGATCAATGTCGCAAGCACTACAAATCCTTTTGCCGAGAGGGAATGAGAATTTCGGTACGTGTTCATCGACGGTCCCCTTGTTTTCTTGATTTGTTTTCACATACAGACGGATCTAAATATCTTGGTTTACATCTATTATTAATTGTGTCGCGCACTATATGTCTTTGTAGGTTCATGATTTTGTGTTCATCAAGAGTGGAGGGAGAGAGAACCATGTTGCCTATGTGGAAGACATGTACGAAGATGGCGGTGCCAAGAACATGGTGCTGGTGCGATGGTTTGAGGGACCCGACGGTGAGCACGGTGTTGCATTGCCCCCAGATCTTTATTGCAGGGAGGTCTTCTTTGGATACGGGCTGCAAGATCTGAGGGTTGAATTTGTGGAGGGGGTGGCCGCGGTCCTGAATCCACAACACTTCGAGATGTTCAAGAAAATAAGTGGAGGGTGCAGTAGCTTGCAGCCCTATGTATGCCATCGGTGGATCGATGGTGACACTTTCGGGCCCTTTGACATCACGCAGCTACAAGGATATGAAAATCAGGAGATAGTAAAGGCAATTGTTGCCGCACCCTCGTCGGCGGTGGTGCAGGGCAAGCCACCTGATAACAAAGGCAAAGCTGCCACTACTGGTCTGGCCGCCGAGAACCATGCTGGTTCTTCCAGCGCTGTTACCAGTGACAAAACCATGCATAAGCAGAATCAGAAGCCCCCTCCATGCAGCCCAACTCCTTCCAGCGCTGTTATCGGTGACAAAACCATGGAGAAGCAGAAGCCCCCTGCATGCAGCACAACTCCTTCCAGTTCCAGCTCTGATCAGTGACAAAACCATGGAGAAGCAGAAGCCCCCTCCATGCACTGTTACCAGTGACAACAAAACCATGGAGAAGCAGAAGGAGATGCCCCCTCCATGCAGCGCAACTCCACACAGCGCCACCAATGGCCAGACCATCGAATGCAGTGTCGTTCCCTGTAGCGTGGTGAACTGTCAGACCACCGCGCATAATCAGCCGCCCCCAAGTGGTACTGGTACTGGTACGTGTAATGCAGCAGCCAATGATGCGTCGACCATGGTGAACCCTGAGAAGATATTCCAGCCCGGCTGCCGTCTTGAAGCCCTGTGCCAAGATAGCAGCGTCAGGGGTTGTTGGTTCAAATGTGTGGTAGTCAGTAGGAGGGAGAAAGATAACAAGGTCAGGGTGCGGTATCAAGACCTTCTAAATTCCAAGGGCAGGGGACAACTCAAGGTTGGCCCTTCCTCTTCTTTCTTTGGTATCCCGCatgtgttgatgatgatgatgatgtatgtACTCAACATGAGTTTTCTTGTTTTGCAGGAATGGCTCAATGTTGCAAGAATTGCGGAACCTGACCACTTGGGCATACGCCTTACTAAAAGGCCCATGCTTCGCCCACACCTCCCAAGACACTATAGGAAGATCGAGTCTCCAGTGGCTGTTGGGGTCATCGTCGATGCGCGGCTGAATGGCGGATGGTGGGAGGGGATCGTGCTGCAGCAGGAGACTGCTGGCCACGTCCAAGTTTATCTCCAAGGTGAACTGCCTGCCTACTCTCTCCATCACCTAGCTAGCAGTTAATAGAAGTATATATTCGGTTGGTACTTAGAACACTGGACTGGAGCTCTTCCTGATGCATTGCATGTTTGCCAAAATTTCCAGGGGAGGGGAGACTTGTGAAGCTCCGAGTGGAGTGTCTGCGAAAGTCATTTGAGTGGCATGAGGAGCAATGGATGCCTCTAGATGCAAGAAAGGATGTTGCAGCCAAGATAACCCTTGACCTGAAGAAGCAGCAGGGCGTCCAGCAATCTGCAATGAAGAAGGGTGGTGAGAGCTCTTCGAAACAGAAGGCTCAGAAGATGGGTGAGCAGTCTAGCCAGACGGCGGTCGCTGCAGCCGCAGAGCTGGCCGCGCCAACCGCAGGACTGGTGCAGCCTCTGGAGGAAGGTGACGATGAACCTGCAAACTCTGCTCCTCCACTGAAGAGGTTCCTGGCTCAGGGCTACTCTTTCGAGGAAAAAAGGCTGGAGGACCAGGCCAAAAAGATCAAGGGTCTTGCTGATGAAGCTGCAAAACCAGCCGCGGCGGAGGGAGATTGCATGTCCCACGGCGGCAGCTCAGCTGATACTACAAACTTTGACGACCTGAATGGCGCTGAACGCAAGGGCAAGGCTAGAAAATCTTCTGGCGCAAAGAAAATGGGGTCTTCGGAGGGCAGCAGCCAGGGAAGCACCAGTGGCTCTGCCTCCAGTGGAGGCGCTGCGCCGGTGAATCCAGTGCCCATGGAAGAGATGTGCGTGACCAATGGCGAGGCTCCTGTCGTCGCCGTGGACGAAACGGAGGTGATCGACCTGACCATGGATGACTGAAGCTGGTGGCAGGATATGATGAAGTCTGGCCTCAACTTTCCATTCATCAACCGCCGTCTTCTCAAACATTTCGCGCATTCGCCTATCGGGGTGTGCTCGATCTTTATTACCATTCTAGACTGAGAGTTGTCTGTGCTTTCTGAACTTCAAATAAAAGGAGACGTTCGTTGTCTGTGCTTTCTGAACTTCAAATAAAAGGAGACATTCGTTGTCTGTTTTGCTCCTCATGTTTGGTGTCTGTCTACTTGTCAGAAATTCCTTTTTTTTTCTATCTTCCTGGAATACACCAAGCAGTGTATCATCATGCATTCAAAGGAGAAAGCCAGGCAGGTTGTTGGCTTGGTGGTTCAGCCCCCCAAACTGGCCCAGGAATCTGATCCTGCCCAAACATGCTGCGGGTTGGGAGCAGTTCTCACTGTCTGGACACCAAATCCTAGTGTCACTTCACTGGGTCGCTGCTTTTCTCACTGTATAATCTCCTAGTGAAAGgcagggtcaaactcgccggctagATAATCGGTGgcctgcaactttccaccatcatcAGCGCATGATGATCCTCGTTTCCGTTTGTAAAGATGAACTCGGATTCTCAGCTCACACAAGGCTGGAAGAGTCAAGATTAATGCCATGGAGAACTAGAAAAAAGCTCGGATATGTTCACACAGATTTTCCATAACCTTTCCCTAGGTTGTTCTCGCTGACAAATCTACCCGTCATCTTCCCTCGTCTTTTCACCATGATTTCTCCAGATTTTCATCTCTTTTTTAACCTCTGGGACGGGTCTGAGGCGTAAAGGTGAACTGTCAAGTAGTGCAAGGTAGAGCCTGAAGGAATATTATCTTCCACAAGCCTACAGGCTACAGGTATCTCGTATGCAGAACTTTTTGCCTCTCCAAACTTATAAAATAGATCCCGAGAGCATGTTTGCAGGTCCTACCAGCAACTGATAAAGATCTGAAGAACAGATAGCAAAGGAACAATCTGGGAAGCAGAATCGGATTCTGACAGCGCACGTCGAGCCCGCCCACGAGGAAACGAAGAAGCGAGTGGCCATAAAAAGAGGCTCTTAAGCAGCGCTAATTCCCCACTTTCTGCACCTAAGGTTCCTTGCTTTCCTCGCAACTTTGGTTCCCCGGAACCCGAAGCTTTCTCCGGTcagtcgccgccaccgccgccgaggaAGAGCAGCCTCGTCGTCTTCATGGACTACAGGGTATGTGCATATGAACTTCTTGGggaggcagcagcagcaagcagtgATGTGGTGCACCTCTCTTACTCTGTGTCTCCTGTGATCTGCAGCAGTTCTACTGCATGACCCTGAGGATGAGCATAGACTGCAACGGGTGCTACCAGAAGATCAGGAGGGCGCTGCTCCAGATGCAAGGTACGTAGTACGTCCTCCTCTTTCCACAGACCTCTCAAAGTTGCTGCGTGTGTTGCTCTGTGTTGTCTGAACCAAAATTGGCAGAGCTGGAGAGCCACCTGATTGACCGGAAGCACGGCCGGGTGAGCGTCTGGGGCGCCTTCAGCCCGCAGGACGTGGCCATCAAGATCAGGAAGCGGACCAACCGGCGCGTCGAGATACTGGAGCTCAGGGAGGCCACAGGGCCAGGGGGCGGCGACGAGCAGGGCGCCGGCGGCGGGCAGATGCCCTGAAACCCACCTTGTATGGCTTGTGCCAGCACTCGGATGCTGCTCCAGTTAGCTTCTGTACTTGAAACTTTTCAGAGGATTTACCCCTTCTTGTGTGCGAGCTTATAAAGTCATCATTTTGATCTGTACTCCTCATGACCTGTTTGAGTGAAGTTCACCACTTAGTTATTTCACCACTGACGGCCTGCTTAACCTTGACTTCTTGCTAACCAGCATCATCCAAGCCACAAGCAATCTTTTTTTTCGGTTGGCACTATTCTGAATGTAAAGATCTTTTGCATTATTATTAACACCCCAAAGAGTAGAATTATTCATGGCTTGCTGAATCAGGGCATCTACATCCAAAAAAGATGAGTATACAGAATTATCTGTGGCTATTCTACATTTTCAACGCCTTCGCGAATTCTCCATAACATTATTCCTATCATGTTCCAATTGGAACCAGATAAATCATGGGCACACTTCCGAGGAACTTCTCTTCTACAGTGTTAAGCTCTCAGGGTCCTCGACAATCTTTGCAAATGTTTGCAGAAATGCTGCCAAATCAGCGCCATATATAATCCTGTGATCAGCAGTAACATTGACCTGAAAAGGTTATGAGCAACTTAGTTAGGGTCCTGAGCTGCATTTTAATAGGATTTTGTTAATTCTATAAATGTGGTGTTGCAAGTGAAGGTTTAGAGGTCTAAAAGCCGCATGTATAATACCATGAAGTACGATCTTAGGAAAAAATCATAATAAACACGTCATTTGTAGGTTAGCACCTAGAATGTACAGTCTGGAAAGAATCGGGAGGCAAGCAGTATTTCTTGATAACTGCCACAAAGCACATTTAGTGATATATgatatcatatactccctccgtcccataatataagatgttactaCATCCAATATATGAGTATTATGGGACGGGAGTATGTTAAAAGAAAACTAATGATGTCCCAAACCAAAACGCGCTTGCAGTTATAGAAGCAAACAAAACTTTACCAGTTAGAAACCAGCTCAGGTAAACAGAACATCCTGCAGCCACATTTAGCTGTGGCATGAAGCATAAATTACTCTTATGTCACTACAGACCTCATACATAACCAACCAAGTTTACATGCTTATCATGCCTGCATATTATATATGATAATGTATTTCAGCAACATACACTAGGGGTTCGCACGCATTAATATCTGTTGAATGCATGCATTTTTAGTACTAACCAGTCAGCTTTGATATATCCAAATTAAAAACTGAAAAGCAAACTAACCAGCATTTCGTTCTTGATACTGAAGAAACCATCCTTGTCAGCTATAACAGTAGGTCTCGATGCTCCAACAGCCATGATAGCCCCCTGGATCGAGCAATTTATATATAGTGGTTCTTAGTTGTTAGTTCTTATGTCGCACAGATGCAATTTATCTGCAATTCATACTGACCAAGCAGAGATCAGGAAAATAACTCACCTGACCAGGTGGAAGGATTGCATCAAATCTATCTACCCCAAACATACCAAGGTTGGACAGTGAAAACGTCCCTATACATCAGCCGATCTCCATGTAAGCACAGTTCCAGTGAAAAACTAAATGTCAAAATAAGACACAAGTTCCTTACCAGAGCTGTATTCATTTGGTTGGAGCTGCTTCATGCGCGTCTTTTTGAGCAGTGCTCTCCATTTTTGCGCGAGCAGATATATATCTGACTGCAATGTTTTCATTTTTTGAGGCTTTTAATTGATTTACCGACATGCTAAATGTTGCATTTCTTAATAGAAAAGACAGCTATCGCAATAAGCATGTACCTTATCAACATCCTCCAACACAGGCGTAAGAAGGCCACCCTCGATGGCAACCGCCACCGCGATGTTGATACTACTGTTGTAACTGAAGCTCTTTCCATCCCTGCAGCTGGCATTCACAACTGGGTGCTGAGCGAGTGCCATGCCTGCTGCTCTCACCAGCAACAATGTTTTTGTAACCCCTTTCAACTTAACCTGCACAATCCATTTTAATCAAACTGTCACTACACACATGAAAACCTGAGCAGTATCTCAAGAATCTAGCTATGCAATTCAATATTTTGTCGAAGGTTCATCGCAACGATACCTTCTCATAGAGTGCATCGAGCTTATCGGTCTTGATGGCATACCCAACTCGGAACGTTGGCACTGACAAGCTCTCCACCATGTTCCTGCTCACCGCCGATTGCATCGATGTGAATGGCACCGCAGTCGCACCAGGCACCGGAGGAAGCACTGCTGGTTGTCTGACTGCAGCTACTAATGGTGTGCCTGCCGGaggtgcagagcgagctgcaggggGTGGAGGTGGAGCGGCCTTTGGCTTTGGCTGGATCCCAGCGGCAGCCTCAACGTCAGCCGCCGTGATGCGGCCGTTTAGCCCGGTGCCGATAACATTGGAGATGTCCACTCTGTGCTGCTTCGCGAGCTTCTTGGCATGAGGCGTAGCGATGCCATTCGTCGGTGCGGCCACTGGTGCCAGAGCAGGGGCCACGGTAGGTGGAGCCGTGGCGGCAGCATGGGGAGGAGGGGTTTCTTCGCCCTGGGCCTTGGATAGGGCCTGGGCACGCGCCTGCGCGAGGGCGACATCCTCCTCGGACTCGGCGAGGAGGGCGATGGGGGCGCCGACGAGGGCGGTCCCACCGGCCGGGACGAGGACGGCGGCGATGATGCCGTCGTGGAAGGTCTCCACATCCATGTCTGCCTTGTCGGACTCGACGACCACCACGGGGTCGCCCTTGGAGACGCGGTCTCCCTCGGCGGTCGTCCAGGAGACGATCTTGCCCTCCGTCATCGTCGAGCTCAGCGCAGGCATGAAGATCTCGCGCACCTTCGCCCGCACCACCGCCATACGCCGCCGGCGAGGGGTGTGAACGGACTCGGCACGGCCTGCGCGCCCCGGCACGGTGTAGATGGAGAGAGAAGCCAGCGACGCCATGGCCCGCGGGTGGGGTCACTCGCCGATGTCAGCTCGTCGTGGCAAATTTTGGAATAAGAAGGAGCTTGCCGCAGCAGCTAGCCTGTGGAACGGGGCGAGGTGGGCTCGGGCCGGAAAGAAATTGCGGCGGAATCCGGCGagcgagcgcggcggcggcggcggtggcgtgagGGGAGAGGAGGTGTAGTCATTCGGTGAAGGCAACCGCCAACCAACCAGACGGTGCGACTCTGCCAGTTAGTTCCGTAATACGTGGGCTCTCTAGATGCCGTCCGGTCGTGATCTCGCGGTCAAGACTCGGACAAGTGGCACCCCTTCCCGCAATACGTGGGCTCTCCTAGTGCCGTCAGATCATGATCTCCCGGTCAAAACGGGGACCGTGGCAGATAgaacttttttttttgagaattggcAGATAGAACTTTTTTTGATCGGGCATGGTCGTCTAGGTTTGGGGGCCTCGATTTCGGCATCAAATAGTGGCGAGTGCTAAGGCGTAAACCGGTTGATTTGAGGAAAATGTAAGTCGCCTCCATGACCGTTAGATGCGCCCCATCACAAACGTCGCGTTGGGCCTCGCCGAATTCCGCATCGCACTCCCGCAGTGGATTCATCCCCCTCAACATCCGCAGCTGGCCACTGCTTGACCTAAAAT
Above is a window of Triticum dicoccoides isolate Atlit2015 ecotype Zavitan chromosome 5B, WEW_v2.0, whole genome shotgun sequence DNA encoding:
- the LOC119309369 gene encoding uncharacterized protein LOC119309369, producing MSSSRYPAAVVDEGNAKMAVREWVGWEEEIVLGDGDGEERKVCYFLLCASPQDGGKSERDLAVVGKYWGPGNIVYSADLQFLQSLQTVLESGSVSARVATLALEITQIRWKSRKEVMAWLTSLVADPPYGAFGLTCPDHHDGASKDTSSTLSAAGENKEGFTWICKLPNLDQCRKHYKSFCREGMRISVHDFVFIKSGGRENHVAYVEDMYEDGGAKNMVLVRWFEGPDGEHGVALPPDLYCREVFFGYGLQDLRVEFVEGVAAVLNPQHFEMFKKISGGCSSLQPYVCHRWIDGDTFGPFDITQLQGYENQEIVKAIVAAPSSAVVQGKPPDNKGKAATTGLAAENHAGSSSAVTSDKTMHKQNQKPPPCSPTPSSAVIGDKTMEKQKPPACSTTPSSSSTVTSDNKTMEKQKEMPPPCSATPHSATNGQTIECSVVPCSVVNCQTTAHNQPPPSGTGTGTCNAAANDASTMVNPEKIFQPGCRLEALCQDSSVRGCWFKCVVVSRREKDNKVRVRYQDLLNSKGRGQLKEWLNVARIAEPDHLGIRLTKRPMLRPHLPRHYRKIESPVAVGVIVDARLNGGWWEGIVLQQETAGHVQVYLQGEGRLVKLRVECLRKSFEWHEEQWMPLDARKDVAAKITLDLKKQQGVQQSAMKKGGESSSKQKAQKMGEQSSQTAVAAAAELAAPTAGLVQPLEEGDDEPANSAPPLKRFLAQGYSFEEKRLEDQAKKIKGLADEAAKPAAAEGDCMSHGGSSADTTNFDDLNGAERKGKARKSSGAKKMGSSEGSSQGSTSGSASSGGAAPVNPVPMEEMCVTNGEAPVVAVDETEVIDLTMDD
- the LOC119309368 gene encoding heavy metal-associated isoprenylated plant protein 25 isoform X1 produces the protein MDYRQFYCMTLRMSIDCNGCYQKIRRALLQMQELESHLIDRKHGRVSVWGAFSPQDVAIKIRKRTNRRVEILELREATGPGGGDEQGAGGGQMP
- the LOC119309368 gene encoding heavy metal-associated isoprenylated plant protein 25 isoform X2, translating into MDYRFYCMTLRMSIDCNGCYQKIRRALLQMQELESHLIDRKHGRVSVWGAFSPQDVAIKIRKRTNRRVEILELREATGPGGGDEQGAGGGQMP
- the LOC119309367 gene encoding dihydrolipoyllysine-residue acetyltransferase component 4 of pyruvate dehydrogenase complex, chloroplastic-like, with protein sequence MASLASLSIYTVPGRAGRAESVHTPRRRRMAVVRAKVREIFMPALSSTMTEGKIVSWTTAEGDRVSKGDPVVVVESDKADMDVETFHDGIIAAVLVPAGGTALVGAPIALLAESEEDVALAQARAQALSKAQGEETPPPHAAATAPPTVAPALAPVAAPTNGIATPHAKKLAKQHRVDISNVIGTGLNGRITAADVEAAAGIQPKPKAAPPPPPAARSAPPAGTPLVAAVRQPAVLPPVPGATAVPFTSMQSAVSRNMVESLSVPTFRVGYAIKTDKLDALYEKVKLKGVTKTLLLVRAAGMALAQHPVVNASCRDGKSFSYNSSINIAVAVAIEGGLLTPVLEDVDKSDIYLLAQKWRALLKKTRMKQLQPNEYSSGTFSLSNLGMFGVDRFDAILPPGQGAIMAVGASRPTVIADKDGFFSIKNEMLVNVTADHRIIYGADLAAFLQTFAKIVEDPESLTL